DNA from Mesorhizobium sp. B2-1-1:
CCCGACCGAGCGCGACATCGCCATGGTGTTCCAAAACTATGCGCTCTATCCGCATATGAAAGTCTACGACAACATGGCTTACGGGCTACGCAATCGCGGTACGCCCAAGGACGAGATCGACAGCAGGGTTCGTTCGACCGCCAAGGTGCTGGAGCTTTCAGCGCTGCTTGACCGGCGCCCGCGCGAGCTTTCAGGCGGTCAACGCCAGCGCGTCGCCATGGGCCGCGCCATCGTGCGCAATCCGAAAGTCTTCCTGTTCGACGAGCCACTCTCCAATCTCGATGCCAAGCTGCGCGGCCAGATGCGGGTCGAAATCAAGAACTTGCAGCGCTCGCTCGGTGTCACCTCGGTCTACGTCACCCATGACCAGTTGGAAGCGATGACGTTGGCCGACATCCTTGTCGTCATGAATGGCGGATTGGTCGAGCAGGCGGGCGCGCCACTCGACATTTACGAAAAGCCGGCCTCGACGTTCGTCGCCTCTTTCATCGGCGCACCGCCGATGAATCTTCTGTCCCTTTCGGGTCCGGCGCTGACCGGCAGCAAGACGAGCGACTTTGCGCCTGCGAATGCCGTCACGCTTGGCTTCCGCCCCGAGGATGCCGATGTCACTTTCGCGGCCGAGGCACCGTCCGGCGCGCTCGTGCTGCCGACAATGGTGGAGGCGGTCGAGCCGGTGGGAGCGGACAGCT
Protein-coding regions in this window:
- a CDS encoding sn-glycerol-3-phosphate import ATP-binding protein UgpC produces the protein MATVDLRDVKKVYAGGVEAVKGVSIAIPDKELCVLVGPSGCGKSTLLRMIAGLETISSGTVAIDGKIVNTIGPTERDIAMVFQNYALYPHMKVYDNMAYGLRNRGTPKDEIDSRVRSTAKVLELSALLDRRPRELSGGQRQRVAMGRAIVRNPKVFLFDEPLSNLDAKLRGQMRVEIKNLQRSLGVTSVYVTHDQLEAMTLADILVVMNGGLVEQAGAPLDIYEKPASTFVASFIGAPPMNLLSLSGPALTGSKTSDFAPANAVTLGFRPEDADVTFAAEAPSGALVLPTMVEAVEPVGADSFLHCAAGGDRIVVRVAARATAKPGDQLRVVAKAEKLHWFDQAAKRVD